In a single window of the Novosphingobium sp. IK01 genome:
- the ahpC gene encoding alkyl hydroperoxide reductase subunit C yields the protein MSIVGTSLKPFQATAYVQGKFVDVSDADVLGKWAVFFFYPADFTFVCPTELEDLADSYEELKGLGVEVYSVSTDTHFCHKAWADSSPAIGKINYYMLGDQNHTISNNFGILREGVGLADRGTFVVDPDGVIQLVEITPEGVGRNAAELVRKIKAAKYWREHPGQVCPAKWEEGAETLAPSIDLVGKI from the coding sequence ATGTCGATCGTCGGAACCTCGCTCAAGCCGTTCCAGGCCACTGCCTATGTCCAGGGCAAGTTCGTTGATGTCAGCGATGCTGACGTTCTCGGCAAGTGGGCCGTGTTCTTCTTCTACCCGGCCGACTTCACCTTCGTGTGCCCGACCGAACTCGAAGACCTCGCCGACAGCTACGAAGAACTCAAGGGTCTGGGCGTCGAAGTCTACTCGGTGTCGACCGACACCCACTTCTGCCACAAGGCCTGGGCTGACAGCTCGCCGGCCATCGGCAAGATCAACTACTACATGCTGGGCGACCAGAACCACACCATCTCGAACAACTTCGGCATCCTGCGCGAAGGCGTTGGCCTGGCCGACCGTGGCACCTTCGTGGTCGATCCCGACGGCGTGATCCAGCTCGTTGAAATCACCCCCGAGGGCGTGGGCCGCAACGCTGCCGAACTCGTCCGCAAGATCAAGGCTGCCAAGTACTGGCGCGAACACCCCGGCCAGGTCTGCCCGGCCAAGTGGGAAGAAGGCGCCGAAACCCTGGCTCCCTCGATCGACCTCGTCGGCAAGATCTAA
- a CDS encoding GPO family capsid scaffolding protein: MAKSKFFRVAVEGPTVDGRVIERQMLVEAADGYEPDTYTARINCEHIAGYSPDRPFNCYGTVRSLRTEEIELTVNGAKKKLLSLVAEIEANDQLVELNKAGQKLFTSCELHPNFAGEGKAYLVGLAITDTPASLGTEPLKFAVRSRGNLFSSACETVVELDAALDGPALAEATKSGFLAAFTALFKADKGSNGVVPPVEPAPAPANDNTLDIARFASLMGEQVALAMKPGNEAITALGARLDVIETKLATEESPHTFRRSPATGGNHAIVTDC; the protein is encoded by the coding sequence ATGGCCAAGAGCAAGTTTTTCCGCGTTGCCGTCGAAGGCCCCACCGTCGATGGCCGCGTGATCGAGCGCCAGATGCTCGTCGAGGCCGCCGACGGCTACGAGCCCGACACCTACACCGCGCGCATCAACTGCGAACACATTGCCGGCTACAGCCCGGACCGCCCGTTCAACTGCTATGGCACGGTGCGCTCGCTGCGCACCGAAGAGATCGAGCTGACCGTCAACGGCGCGAAGAAGAAGCTGCTGAGCCTTGTCGCCGAGATCGAGGCCAACGACCAGCTGGTCGAGCTGAACAAGGCCGGGCAGAAGCTGTTCACCAGTTGCGAGCTGCATCCCAATTTCGCGGGCGAGGGCAAGGCCTACCTCGTGGGGCTGGCGATCACCGACACGCCTGCCTCGCTGGGGACCGAACCGCTCAAGTTCGCGGTCAGATCGCGGGGCAACCTGTTCTCGTCGGCCTGCGAGACCGTGGTGGAGCTTGACGCCGCGCTCGATGGACCGGCGCTGGCCGAGGCCACGAAGTCCGGCTTTCTGGCGGCCTTCACCGCGCTGTTCAAGGCGGACAAGGGCAGCAACGGGGTCGTGCCACCCGTGGAACCGGCTCCCGCCCCCGCCAACGACAACACCCTCGACATCGCGCGCTTCGCCTCGCTCATGGGCGAACAGGTCGCCCTGGCCATGAAGCCGGGCAACGAGGCGATCACCGCGCTGGGCGCGCGCCTCGACGTGATCGAGACGAAGCTGGCCACCGAAGAAAGCCCGCACACCTTCCGGCGTTCCCCGGCCACCGGCGGCAACCACGCGATCGTCACCGACTGCTGA
- the gpM gene encoding phage terminase small subunit, translating to MSLARRKRDRTLAAQTITAAPVLSRGGAPAATGHPAPAAGASIRSTPAERAAAQIALRLTHDLRRLKEIRSIDRKIEAKRTMLPEYRAWVEGVVAADAGVGSGTAADVVPTCMVWLIDVGAYGEALDLVPFLLRHRVEMPRRYERDVATIVVEEIADAAARAQNAGQRFDQAVLDTAEALTSGLDIHDQVRAKLLKAIGIEQLRTAEDMPAEGSAIVLRSALVHLREAQRLHDRIGVKDRVKRAEKLLAAVEAADPAPAPKPNTGGRSTA from the coding sequence ATGAGCCTTGCTCGTCGCAAACGGGATCGCACGCTCGCTGCCCAGACCATCACCGCAGCGCCTGTTCTTTCGCGCGGGGGTGCCCCTGCTGCCACCGGCCATCCCGCCCCGGCAGCAGGGGCCTCCATTCGCTCCACCCCGGCCGAGCGCGCCGCCGCGCAGATCGCGCTGCGCCTCACCCACGACTTGCGCCGCCTGAAGGAAATCCGCTCGATCGACCGCAAGATCGAGGCCAAGCGCACGATGCTGCCCGAGTACAGGGCATGGGTCGAAGGCGTGGTCGCCGCCGATGCGGGCGTGGGCAGCGGCACCGCCGCCGATGTCGTGCCCACCTGCATGGTCTGGCTGATCGATGTGGGCGCCTATGGCGAGGCGCTCGACCTCGTGCCCTTCCTGCTGCGCCACCGGGTCGAGATGCCCCGCCGCTACGAGCGCGACGTGGCCACGATCGTCGTCGAGGAAATCGCCGATGCCGCCGCAAGGGCGCAAAACGCGGGCCAGCGGTTCGACCAGGCCGTGCTCGACACCGCCGAGGCCCTGACATCCGGCCTCGACATTCACGATCAGGTCCGCGCCAAGCTGCTCAAGGCCATCGGCATCGAGCAGTTGCGCACCGCCGAAGACATGCCGGCCGAGGGCAGCGCCATCGTCCTGCGCAGCGCGCTCGTCCATCTGCGCGAGGCCCAGCGCCTGCATGACCGTATCGGCGTGAAGGACCGCGTCAAACGCGCCGAAAAGCTGCTGGCCGCCGTCGAGGCGGCCGATCCCGCTCCGGCGCCCAAGCCGAACACCGGCGGTCGATCGACCGCCTGA
- the msrP gene encoding protein-methionine-sulfoxide reductase catalytic subunit MsrP — MLFKFPSPSAPRETDVTDEHLYFTRRGLIGAGSAAALLPGWALPVRAGAAGGVVKGGIALRTRRTRSLAEPLTSLDTVTHYNNFYEFGTGKEDPARLAGTLRTRPWTVRVDGLVAKPRTFDIDTLMRAFPLEERIYRHRCVEAWSMVIPWAGFPLAGLLKQVEPLSSARFVVFETLRDPRQMPGQRTSVLQWPYVEGLRLDEAMHPLTMLAVGLYGQTLPGQNGAPIRLVVPWKYGFKSIKSIVHIRLTDRQPPTSWNRYGPGEYGFYANVNPSVSHPRWSQARERRLGDWFPRATLPFNGYGEEVAGLYRGMDLRRYY; from the coding sequence ATGCTGTTCAAATTCCCCTCGCCTTCCGCCCCGCGCGAAACGGACGTTACCGACGAACACCTCTATTTCACGCGGCGCGGCCTGATCGGAGCGGGAAGTGCTGCGGCCTTGCTGCCAGGCTGGGCGCTTCCCGTTCGGGCAGGCGCGGCAGGGGGAGTGGTCAAGGGCGGGATCGCTTTGCGCACGCGCCGCACGCGCAGCCTGGCCGAACCGCTCACCTCCCTCGACACGGTGACCCACTACAACAATTTCTACGAGTTCGGGACCGGCAAGGAAGACCCGGCGCGTCTGGCCGGAACGCTGCGCACACGGCCCTGGACCGTCCGGGTCGACGGCCTTGTCGCCAAGCCGCGCACATTCGATATCGACACGCTGATGCGCGCCTTCCCGCTCGAAGAACGGATATATCGGCACCGCTGCGTGGAAGCATGGTCGATGGTCATCCCCTGGGCCGGCTTCCCGCTCGCCGGCCTGCTCAAGCAGGTCGAGCCACTTTCCTCGGCCCGGTTCGTCGTGTTCGAGACCTTGCGCGACCCCCGCCAGATGCCCGGCCAACGAACCTCCGTGCTGCAATGGCCCTATGTCGAAGGCTTGCGACTCGACGAGGCGATGCATCCGCTCACGATGCTTGCCGTCGGTCTCTATGGGCAGACCCTGCCCGGCCAGAACGGCGCCCCGATCCGGCTGGTCGTGCCGTGGAAGTATGGGTTCAAATCGATCAAGTCGATCGTGCATATCCGGCTGACAGACAGGCAGCCGCCAACGAGCTGGAACCGCTATGGTCCGGGCGAATATGGCTTTTATGCCAATGTGAACCCATCGGTCAGCCATCCGCGCTGGTCGCAGGCCCGCGAGAGGCGGCTGGGCGACTGGTTCCCGCGCGCAACCCTGCCGTTCAACGGCTATGGCGAAGAAGTGGCGGGCCTCTACCGCGGCATGGACCTGAGGCGCTACTACTGA
- a CDS encoding phage major capsid protein, P2 family encodes MRKETRQQFKSYVSQIALLNGIDPEDTVAKFSVAPVVEQTLEEKIQESSDFLQQINVVGVPQQQGAKVGVTVTRPLAGRTNTAAGNRRTPADPTDTTDDGGYFCRQTNFDHAIGYAKLDAWRHKPEFQTLLRDVILKQQGRDRIMIGFNGTSVAAQTDRVANPLLQDVNEGWLHKIRTHAPERVLSDGEISAEGTSAVYVAAGVEVVDGDATNVATAQADYANLDALAFDVLDLLDPWHRSDTDLVVIVGWKLVKDKYLNLLQAAGDTATEREAAHRILTLPKQLAGKRAVIVPFFPETSLLITSLDNLSVYWQEETRRRQIRDEPALDQIENYESVNEDYVVEDYGRTALVENVVMGKKPGA; translated from the coding sequence ATGCGCAAAGAAACCCGCCAGCAGTTCAAGTCCTATGTCAGCCAGATCGCCCTCCTGAACGGGATCGATCCCGAAGACACGGTGGCCAAGTTCAGCGTGGCCCCGGTGGTCGAGCAGACGCTGGAAGAAAAGATCCAGGAATCGAGCGACTTCCTCCAGCAGATCAACGTCGTGGGCGTGCCCCAGCAGCAGGGCGCCAAAGTGGGGGTGACCGTCACCCGTCCCTTGGCCGGGCGCACCAACACCGCAGCGGGCAACCGCCGCACGCCGGCCGACCCGACCGACACCACCGACGATGGCGGCTATTTCTGCCGCCAGACCAATTTCGACCACGCCATCGGCTATGCCAAGCTCGACGCGTGGCGGCACAAGCCGGAGTTCCAGACGCTGCTGCGCGACGTGATCCTCAAGCAGCAGGGCCGCGACCGGATCATGATCGGCTTCAACGGCACCTCGGTCGCGGCGCAGACCGACCGCGTCGCCAACCCGCTGCTTCAGGATGTCAACGAGGGCTGGCTGCACAAGATCCGCACCCATGCCCCGGAACGCGTCCTGTCCGATGGCGAGATCAGCGCCGAAGGAACCAGCGCGGTCTATGTCGCGGCCGGGGTCGAGGTGGTCGATGGCGATGCCACCAATGTCGCGACCGCGCAGGCCGACTATGCCAACCTCGACGCGCTGGCCTTCGACGTGCTCGACCTGCTCGATCCCTGGCACCGCAGCGATACCGACCTTGTGGTCATCGTCGGGTGGAAGCTGGTCAAGGACAAGTACCTGAACCTGCTTCAGGCCGCTGGCGACACCGCGACCGAGCGCGAGGCCGCACACCGCATCCTCACGCTGCCCAAGCAGCTGGCGGGCAAGCGCGCGGTCATCGTGCCTTTCTTCCCCGAGACCTCGCTGCTGATCACCAGCCTCGATAACCTCTCGGTCTACTGGCAGGAAGAAACCCGCCGCCGCCAGATCCGCGACGAGCCCGCGCTCGACCAGATCGAGAACTATGAATCGGTCAACGAGGACTACGTGGTCGAGGACTATGGCCGCACCGCCCTCGTCGAGAACGTGGTGATGGGCAAGAAGCCCGGCGCCTGA
- a CDS encoding tail protein X: MAAAQILIARQGDKLDQLLWREGGLGPGDLTRVLDANPGLADLGVILPLGTRVLVPAAPEATGTPVLPLVQLWS, encoded by the coding sequence ATGGCCGCCGCGCAGATCCTCATCGCCCGGCAGGGAGACAAGCTCGACCAGCTGCTCTGGCGCGAGGGCGGGCTGGGGCCGGGCGATCTGACCCGCGTGCTCGATGCCAATCCCGGCCTGGCCGATCTGGGCGTGATCCTGCCGCTCGGCACCCGCGTCCTCGTGCCGGCGGCGCCCGAAGCGACCGGCACGCCTGTCCTTCCCCTTGTCCAACTCTGGAGCTGA
- a CDS encoding head completion/stabilization protein, with product MSTFLSLPTPSDLAQPAEPESPVTNDGFFPDIDPAHLREAARIPTSITWPRLRAAILGAIMTVELDLRAYAAAQIAAGHATLAAVPAPQLDGQSVQILRYTRAVALYAKAELIERHRDYDLTSAGTHQADDLAPAIDELRRDAQHAVRDLTGRTRTVVDLI from the coding sequence TTGTCGACGTTCCTGTCCCTGCCGACCCCATCCGACCTCGCGCAGCCCGCCGAGCCGGAAAGCCCGGTGACCAACGACGGCTTCTTCCCCGATATCGACCCGGCCCATCTGCGCGAGGCCGCGCGCATTCCCACCAGCATCACATGGCCGCGCCTGCGTGCCGCGATCCTGGGCGCGATCATGACCGTCGAGCTGGACTTGCGCGCCTATGCCGCCGCGCAGATCGCGGCGGGCCATGCCACGCTGGCCGCCGTGCCCGCCCCGCAGCTCGACGGGCAGAGCGTCCAGATCCTGCGCTACACGCGCGCGGTCGCGCTCTATGCCAAGGCCGAGCTGATCGAGCGCCACCGCGATTACGACCTGACCTCGGCGGGCACCCATCAGGCCGATGATCTCGCCCCGGCCATCGACGAACTGCGCCGCGATGCCCAGCACGCCGTGCGCGACCTGACCGGGCGCACCCGCACCGTGGTCGACCTGATCTGA
- a CDS encoding electron transfer flavoprotein subunit alpha/FixB family protein codes for MTNTLVWVEHEGGAVKDATLHTVTAAAQIGTVTALVAGQGVDAVAAAAAQIAGIAKVLVADDAAYAHALPENVAPLVVGLMAGYDVFVAPATTTGKNIAPRVAALLDVAQVSEILSVEGPKTFTRPIYAGNAIATVEASDAKLVVTVRATAFDKAGATGGSAAVEAVGGAGDAGLSSFVGSEIAKSERPELTSAKIIVSGGRALKDAETFAATITPLADKLGAAIGASRAAVDAGYVPNDYQVGQTGKIVAPEAYIAVGISGAIQHLAGMKDSKIIVAINKDEDAPIFQVADVGLVADLFEAVPELVGKL; via the coding sequence ATGACCAATACTCTCGTCTGGGTTGAACACGAAGGCGGCGCGGTCAAGGACGCGACGCTTCACACCGTGACCGCCGCCGCACAGATCGGCACCGTGACCGCGCTGGTGGCAGGGCAGGGCGTCGATGCCGTGGCCGCCGCCGCCGCGCAGATCGCGGGCATTGCCAAGGTGCTGGTGGCCGATGACGCCGCCTATGCCCATGCGCTGCCCGAAAACGTCGCGCCGCTGGTGGTGGGCCTGATGGCCGGTTATGACGTGTTCGTGGCCCCGGCCACGACGACCGGCAAGAACATCGCCCCGCGCGTGGCCGCGCTGCTCGATGTGGCGCAAGTCTCCGAAATCCTGTCGGTCGAGGGTCCCAAGACCTTCACCCGTCCGATCTATGCGGGCAATGCCATCGCCACGGTCGAGGCGAGCGACGCCAAGCTGGTGGTGACCGTGCGTGCCACCGCCTTCGACAAGGCCGGCGCGACCGGCGGTTCGGCGGCTGTCGAAGCCGTGGGCGGCGCGGGCGATGCCGGGCTGTCGAGCTTCGTGGGCTCCGAAATCGCCAAGAGCGAGCGCCCCGAACTGACCAGCGCGAAGATCATCGTCTCGGGTGGCCGCGCGCTCAAGGACGCGGAAACCTTCGCCGCGACAATCACCCCGCTGGCCGACAAGCTGGGCGCAGCCATCGGCGCGAGCCGCGCGGCGGTCGACGCGGGCTATGTCCCCAACGACTATCAGGTCGGCCAGACCGGCAAGATCGTGGCGCCTGAAGCCTATATCGCGGTGGGCATTTCCGGCGCGATCCAGCATCTGGCGGGGATGAAGGATTCCAAGATCATCGTCGCCATCAACAAGGACGAGGACGCGCCGATCTTCCAGGTCGCCGACGTGGGCCTTGTCGCCGACCTGTTCGAGGCCGTGCCCGAACTGGTGGGCAAGCTCTGA
- the ahpF gene encoding alkyl hydroperoxide reductase subunit F produces MPVLDAPTTAQLKGLLVNLRRPIELVASLDESAKSADMRSLVEEIAALSDKVTARFDGTDERRPSFAIEADQGRSRVVFAGLPLGHEFTSLILALLHVGGHPPKEEADLLDTVRGLEGPLHFETFFSLSCQNCPDVVQALNIMAALNPNVTHVAIDGGLFQDEVERRKIMAVPTVFLNGEPFGQGRMDLAEIVSKIDTGAVARAAEKIAAKEPFEVLVVGGGPAGAAAAIYAARKGIRTGVVAERFGGQVLDTMGIENFISVPHTEGPKLATQLEQHVKDYDVDVMNLQQAVALKPANGDGLTEIALASGASLKARTVILSTGARWRQMGVPGEDEYRNKGVAYCPHCDGPLFKGKRTAVIGGGNSGVEAAIDLAGIVAHVTLIEFDKELRADAVLQTKLHSLPNVTVITSAQTTQVLGNGEKVTGLVYKDRVSGNEVTVELEGIFVQIGLVPNTEWLKGDLALSNRGEIEVDAHNATNLPGVFAAGDCTTVPYKQIIIAMGEGAKASLSAFDYLIRN; encoded by the coding sequence ATGCCTGTCCTCGACGCCCCCACCACCGCCCAGCTCAAGGGCCTGCTCGTCAACCTGCGCCGCCCGATCGAGCTGGTTGCCAGCCTCGATGAAAGCGCCAAGTCCGCCGACATGCGCAGCCTCGTCGAGGAAATCGCCGCGCTTTCCGACAAGGTGACCGCCCGTTTCGACGGCACCGACGAACGCCGCCCCAGCTTCGCCATCGAAGCCGATCAGGGCCGCTCGCGCGTCGTGTTTGCCGGTCTTCCGCTCGGCCACGAGTTCACCTCGCTGATCCTCGCGCTGCTTCATGTCGGCGGCCACCCGCCCAAGGAAGAGGCAGACCTGCTCGATACCGTGCGCGGCCTCGAAGGCCCGCTGCACTTCGAGACGTTCTTCTCGCTCTCGTGCCAGAACTGCCCCGACGTGGTGCAGGCGCTCAACATCATGGCCGCGCTCAACCCCAACGTGACCCATGTCGCCATCGACGGCGGCCTGTTCCAGGACGAAGTCGAGCGCCGCAAGATCATGGCCGTGCCCACCGTCTTCCTCAACGGCGAACCGTTCGGCCAGGGCCGCATGGATCTGGCTGAAATCGTCTCGAAGATCGACACGGGCGCAGTCGCCCGCGCGGCTGAAAAGATCGCGGCCAAGGAGCCTTTCGAGGTTCTCGTCGTCGGCGGTGGCCCCGCTGGCGCGGCAGCGGCGATCTATGCCGCGCGCAAGGGCATCCGTACCGGCGTCGTAGCCGAACGCTTCGGCGGGCAGGTGCTCGACACGATGGGCATCGAGAACTTCATCTCGGTTCCCCACACCGAAGGGCCCAAGCTCGCCACCCAGCTCGAACAGCACGTCAAGGACTATGACGTCGACGTGATGAACCTCCAGCAGGCCGTCGCGCTCAAGCCCGCCAATGGCGACGGGCTGACCGAGATCGCGCTGGCCAGCGGGGCGAGCCTCAAGGCGCGCACGGTGATCCTCTCGACCGGTGCCCGCTGGCGGCAGATGGGCGTTCCGGGCGAGGACGAATACCGCAACAAGGGCGTCGCCTATTGCCCGCACTGCGATGGCCCGCTGTTCAAGGGCAAGCGCACGGCGGTGATCGGCGGGGGCAACTCGGGCGTGGAAGCAGCCATCGATCTGGCCGGTATCGTCGCCCATGTCACCCTGATCGAGTTCGACAAGGAACTGCGCGCCGACGCCGTGCTCCAGACCAAGCTGCACAGCCTGCCCAACGTGACCGTGATCACCTCGGCGCAGACCACGCAGGTTCTGGGCAATGGCGAGAAGGTGACCGGTCTCGTCTACAAGGACCGCGTGAGCGGCAACGAAGTGACGGTCGAGCTCGAAGGGATCTTCGTGCAGATCGGGCTGGTGCCCAACACCGAATGGCTCAAGGGCGATCTGGCGCTCTCGAACCGGGGCGAGATCGAGGTGGACGCCCACAATGCAACCAACCTGCCCGGTGTGTTTGCCGCTGGCGACTGCACGACGGTGCCCTACAAGCAGATCATCATCGCCATGGGCGAAGGCGCCAAGGCCAGCCTTTCGGCCTTCGATTACCTGATCCGCAACTGA
- a CDS encoding phage portal protein: protein MSKRKRARRMDRPSPASRPPNAMIVANDTRAGVSAFTFGDPEPVNSRATMLDMLECWHNQRWYEPPISLEGLSRSFRASPHHSSAIILKRNMLASSLDPTPQLSRRAFAGMVQDYLVLGNAYVQEVRNRLGQLLRLDHALAKFTRRGLEPGQFWWVPGFRNEVAFEPGTVHQIMAPDINQEIYGLPEYLSALQSALLNENATLFRRRYFENGSHAGYILYATGAFADGDVDAMREALKRSKGPGNFRNLFVHAPDGKESGIRILPIAEVGAKDEFLGIKNTTRDDVLAAHRVPPQLLGIVPANAGGFGDVTKATDAFFELEIAPLQTVFLELNEALGRNVVRFRERPRPAA, encoded by the coding sequence ATGAGCAAGCGAAAGCGGGCACGCCGCATGGACCGCCCTTCTCCCGCATCCAGGCCCCCCAACGCCATGATCGTGGCCAACGACACCCGCGCGGGCGTCTCGGCCTTCACCTTCGGCGATCCCGAGCCGGTGAACAGCCGGGCCACGATGCTCGACATGCTCGAATGCTGGCACAACCAGCGCTGGTACGAACCGCCGATCTCGCTCGAAGGGCTCTCGCGCTCGTTCCGCGCATCCCCCCACCATTCGAGCGCGATCATCCTCAAGCGCAACATGCTGGCGTCCAGCCTCGATCCCACGCCCCAGCTCTCGCGCCGGGCCTTTGCCGGGATGGTGCAGGACTACCTCGTCCTCGGGAACGCCTATGTGCAGGAAGTGCGCAATCGCCTCGGCCAGTTGCTGCGCCTCGACCATGCGCTGGCCAAGTTCACCCGGCGCGGGCTGGAGCCGGGCCAGTTCTGGTGGGTGCCCGGCTTCCGCAACGAGGTGGCCTTCGAGCCCGGCACCGTCCACCAGATCATGGCCCCCGACATCAATCAGGAAATCTATGGCCTGCCCGAGTACCTCTCGGCGCTGCAATCGGCCCTGCTCAACGAGAACGCCACCCTGTTCCGCCGCCGCTATTTCGAGAACGGCAGCCACGCGGGCTATATCCTCTATGCAACGGGGGCCTTCGCCGATGGCGACGTGGACGCCATGCGCGAGGCGCTCAAGCGCTCGAAGGGACCGGGCAACTTTCGCAACCTCTTCGTCCACGCCCCCGACGGCAAGGAAAGCGGCATCAGGATCCTGCCGATCGCCGAGGTGGGTGCCAAGGACGAGTTCCTCGGCATCAAGAACACGACCCGCGACGACGTGCTCGCCGCCCACCGCGTCCCGCCCCAGCTGCTGGGCATCGTGCCCGCCAACGCGGGCGGCTTTGGCGACGTGACCAAGGCCACCGACGCCTTCTTCGAACTGGAGATCGCCCCGCTCCAGACAGTGTTCCTCGAACTGAACGAGGCCCTGGGCAGGAACGTCGTCCGCTTCCGCGAGCGCCCCCGCCCGGCGGCCTGA
- a CDS encoding sulfite oxidase heme-binding subunit YedZ, producing MARRLRPGALCILRLTAHAALAAPLALLLWRWAAMVLGTDPRQAGLSAEPVAYTINYLGLWALRWMWAALAVTPLRRLTGRTDLAVLRRPLGLWSFAYATLHFGVYFGLDQLGSFTQVWRDVTEHKFTFFGMAALILLVPLAATSTHGAIRKLGARRWQRLHRLAYPTALLIAVHFILRVKGFQWEPWIYAGIAGALLAMRIRTGPSRP from the coding sequence ATGGCACGACGCCTGCGCCCCGGAGCCCTGTGCATTCTGCGCCTGACCGCCCATGCCGCACTGGCGGCGCCGCTGGCCCTGTTGCTGTGGCGCTGGGCCGCGATGGTGCTGGGCACCGATCCGCGTCAAGCGGGGCTGAGCGCCGAACCCGTTGCCTATACGATCAATTATCTTGGCCTTTGGGCGCTGCGCTGGATGTGGGCCGCGCTCGCAGTCACGCCCCTGCGCCGCCTGACCGGGAGGACCGATCTTGCCGTGCTGCGTCGTCCGCTCGGCTTGTGGAGCTTTGCCTATGCCACCTTGCATTTCGGCGTCTACTTCGGCCTCGACCAACTGGGGTCCTTCACGCAGGTCTGGCGCGACGTTACCGAACACAAGTTCACTTTTTTCGGTATGGCCGCGCTGATTTTGCTCGTCCCGCTCGCGGCCACTTCCACGCATGGGGCGATCCGCAAGCTGGGCGCACGGCGCTGGCAGCGGCTGCACCGCCTGGCCTATCCGACCGCCCTCCTGATCGCGGTCCATTTCATCCTGCGCGTCAAAGGGTTCCAGTGGGAGCCCTGGATCTATGCCGGAATCGCCGGGGCATTGCTGGCGATGCGGATCAGGACAGGCCCGTCCCGACCCTGA
- the epsC gene encoding serine O-acetyltransferase EpsC, whose protein sequence is MGKADVELSGGAFDAQDPFNIEGVVTRLRDVREGWRENRRMRGDYGAVGFPSRHALGRIVDVLTAALFPLRLGPAEVTAANEDIFVAATLQSAIPLLAAQVRMELHYSYPQNCDQTVEREVNRILSALVERLPEIRRLLDTDVEAAFDGDPAARCVDEVLLCYPFVTAVLHHRIAHELYNLGAPLVARIIAEIAHSRTGIDIHPGATIGESFFIDHGTGVVIGQTAILGNRVRIYQAVTLGARSFSTDEEGRLVKDEPRHPIIEDDVTIYAGATILGRVTIGRCSVIGGNVWLTRSVPPGSQVRQTQPSVTVEAGDPCD, encoded by the coding sequence ATGGGCAAGGCAGACGTCGAACTTTCCGGAGGCGCGTTCGACGCACAGGATCCTTTCAACATCGAGGGCGTGGTCACCCGCCTGCGCGACGTGCGCGAGGGCTGGCGCGAGAACCGGCGGATGCGCGGCGATTATGGCGCGGTGGGTTTTCCTTCGCGTCATGCGCTGGGCCGCATCGTCGATGTGCTGACCGCCGCGCTGTTTCCGCTCCGCCTCGGCCCGGCCGAAGTGACCGCCGCCAACGAGGACATCTTCGTGGCCGCCACCCTGCAATCGGCCATTCCGCTGCTGGCCGCGCAAGTGCGGATGGAACTGCACTACAGCTATCCGCAGAACTGCGACCAGACCGTCGAACGCGAGGTGAACCGCATCCTCTCGGCCCTTGTCGAGCGCCTGCCCGAAATCCGCCGCCTGCTCGACACCGACGTGGAAGCCGCGTTCGACGGCGACCCGGCGGCACGCTGCGTTGATGAAGTGCTGCTGTGCTATCCGTTCGTCACCGCCGTGCTGCATCATCGCATTGCCCACGAACTCTACAACCTTGGTGCGCCGCTGGTGGCGCGGATCATCGCCGAGATCGCGCATTCGCGCACCGGCATCGACATCCACCCCGGCGCGACCATCGGCGAAAGCTTCTTCATCGACCACGGCACCGGCGTGGTGATCGGCCAGACCGCGATTCTGGGCAACCGCGTGCGCATCTACCAGGCCGTGACGCTGGGCGCGCGCAGCTTCAGCACCGACGAGGAAGGCCGTCTGGTCAAGGACGAGCCGCGCCATCCGATCATCGAGGATGACGTGACGATCTATGCCGGGGCGACGATCCTGGGCCGGGTGACGATCGGGCGCTGCTCGGTGATCGGCGGCAATGTCTGGCTCACCCGCTCGGTTCCGCCCGGCAGCCAGGTCCGCCAGACCCAGCCGAGCGTGACGGTCGAGGCGGGCGATCCCTGCGATTGA